In the genome of Hymenobacter cellulosivorans, one region contains:
- a CDS encoding HlyD family secretion protein produces MQLTSMDTHRPPVQYSENTATNNLRTRSEEMQDIIEKIPAWITRWGISLIFILLLLVIWGSYEIKYPDILKASLRLTTQNFPKVVNSRIEGKLIKLLVKNQQSVESGVPVAYLESTAEHEEVQRLETWLEAQEQALQSSQNISRNVGFDYNQLGELQNDFQIFDRAKMQYEAFAVGGYYQHKRLLLQSDLVNLKKQQISLLAQKELYKQDIILAQQEFEAQKKLFAQKVIASLDYNQQQSKFLNRQFPLKQIELSAIANLAQQSSKQSELLDLDDLASKQQGIYIQALRSLKSAVAGWKSKYILSSPIAGSVIFTSFLQEKQIVQSGQELFFVIPHSDKIFGEIKIPQYNLGKVRTGQRVLLKFSSYPFQEFGAVRGTIDYISDIPAKDGSFLARVVLPEGLTTTYHRQIVYRAGMEASAEIITDDLRLLARIFYNFRKIMSR; encoded by the coding sequence ATGCAACTGACATCTATGGATACTCATCGGCCCCCCGTTCAATATTCCGAAAATACTGCAACAAACAACCTTCGGACTCGAAGTGAAGAAATGCAGGATATAATCGAAAAAATACCTGCTTGGATTACTCGCTGGGGAATTAGCTTAATTTTTATTTTATTATTATTGGTTATTTGGGGTAGCTATGAAATCAAGTACCCTGATATACTTAAGGCTTCTTTGCGTCTTACTACACAAAATTTTCCTAAGGTAGTTAACAGCCGTATAGAAGGAAAGCTGATTAAGCTGTTAGTAAAAAATCAACAAAGTGTTGAAAGCGGAGTTCCCGTTGCTTATTTGGAAAGCACGGCTGAACATGAAGAGGTTCAGCGGCTGGAAACGTGGTTGGAGGCACAAGAGCAGGCGTTACAGTCTAGTCAAAACATATCGCGCAATGTCGGCTTTGATTATAATCAATTAGGTGAATTACAAAACGACTTTCAGATTTTTGACCGCGCGAAAATGCAATATGAAGCCTTTGCTGTGGGTGGCTATTATCAACATAAGCGGCTTTTACTGCAAAGTGACTTAGTTAACCTAAAAAAGCAACAAATTAGCTTGTTAGCACAGAAGGAGCTTTATAAGCAGGATATTATTTTGGCTCAACAAGAGTTTGAAGCTCAGAAAAAACTCTTTGCACAAAAAGTTATTGCATCCCTCGATTACAACCAACAGCAAAGTAAATTTTTAAATAGACAGTTTCCCCTCAAGCAAATTGAATTGAGTGCTATTGCTAATTTGGCACAGCAATCGTCTAAGCAGAGTGAATTACTGGATTTGGATGACCTGGCTTCAAAGCAACAGGGAATTTACATACAGGCACTGCGTAGTTTGAAAAGTGCAGTAGCAGGCTGGAAAAGTAAATATATATTATCTTCTCCTATTGCTGGTTCAGTGATTTTTACCTCGTTTTTACAGGAAAAGCAGATAGTGCAAAGCGGGCAGGAACTATTTTTCGTGATCCCGCATTCTGACAAAATTTTTGGCGAGATAAAAATCCCTCAGTATAATTTAGGTAAAGTGCGTACCGGTCAACGGGTTCTTTTGAAGTTTAGCAGTTACCCATTTCAGGAGTTTGGTGCCGTCCGTGGTACGATTGATTATATCTCGGATATTCCTGCGAAGGATGGTTCATTTCTGGCCCGTGTTGTTCTGCCAGAAGGGTTAACGACTACGTACCATCGTCAAATCGTCTATCGTGCTGGCATGGAAGCTTCGGCAGAAATTATTACTGATGATCTGAGGCTGTTAGCCAGGATATTCTATAATTTTCGTAAAATAATGAGCAGATAG
- a CDS encoding peptidase domain-containing ABC transporter has protein sequence MRKFKVYIQLDMMDCGPSCLRMVSKHYGKSFSLQTLRLASGISREGVSLLGISQAAEKIGFHTRGVQLSFDDLAENSPLPCIVHWKQKHFVVVYKIKKGHVHVADPTLGLVTYSKNEFCESWNSILSPSGESTGIALLLEPTNAFYEEQGEVGGQYGFKQLFAYLFSYKKLLAQLFVGLVAGSIIQLILPFLTQSIVDIGINTQNISFIYIILAAQIALFTGRTSIEFIRSWILLHISVRINISILTDFLIKLMRLPLSFFDVKLFGDIMQRMSDQQRIETFLTGSSLDIVFSLFNLVIFGGVLMYFNNTIFMVFLFSSILYTVWVILFLNTRRKLDFKRFELQSKEQSALVELINGMQEIKLANAETQKRWRWEGFRSRLFKLNTKSLSLNQIQQTGAHFINEGKNILTTFLAAKAVISGDMTLGTMLSVQYIIGQLNSPVEQLVTFVQSFQQAKISLERLSEIHEMENEESQNHVPSNAKSREQDITVNNLSFNYGTAGGTNVLENVSIKIPAGKTTAIVGMSGSGKTTLLKLLLKFYNPTSGNIQLGRSNLKDVSHYFWRESCGVVGQDGFIFSDTISSNIAVGQDVIDPDRLRHAVKMANIESFIDSLPLGYNTKIGAEGNGISQGQKQRILIARAVYKDPDYIFFDEATNALDANNEITIMNNLEKFFQGRTVVVVAHRLSTVKNADQIIVLQNGHVVEQGNHFELVRQKGKYYELVKNQLELGA, from the coding sequence ATGCGAAAATTTAAAGTATATATTCAACTGGACATGATGGATTGCGGTCCTTCTTGTTTACGGATGGTTTCAAAGCATTACGGAAAATCATTTAGCCTACAGACCCTGCGTTTGGCTAGTGGAATAAGTCGTGAAGGAGTATCTCTGTTAGGAATAAGTCAGGCTGCAGAGAAGATAGGTTTTCATACGCGAGGGGTTCAACTTTCCTTCGATGACCTTGCTGAAAACTCGCCACTACCCTGTATAGTTCACTGGAAACAGAAGCACTTTGTTGTAGTGTATAAGATAAAAAAAGGGCATGTCCATGTTGCTGACCCAACGCTCGGTCTGGTGACATATTCCAAAAATGAGTTTTGCGAAAGTTGGAATAGTATTCTATCACCTTCTGGTGAGTCTACTGGTATTGCCCTTTTATTAGAACCAACAAATGCGTTTTATGAAGAACAAGGAGAAGTCGGCGGGCAATACGGATTCAAACAATTATTTGCTTATTTATTCTCGTATAAGAAACTACTTGCTCAACTTTTCGTCGGTTTAGTAGCAGGCAGCATCATACAACTAATTCTCCCTTTTTTAACACAATCAATTGTAGATATTGGTATAAATACACAAAATATAAGTTTTATTTATATAATTCTCGCAGCACAAATAGCGCTTTTCACTGGTCGTACATCTATTGAGTTTATTCGTAGTTGGATTTTACTTCATATCAGTGTAAGGATTAATATTTCTATTCTTACTGACTTTTTAATTAAACTAATGAGACTTCCGTTGTCATTCTTCGATGTGAAATTATTTGGTGATATCATGCAGCGCATGAGTGATCAGCAGCGAATAGAAACTTTCTTAACTGGCTCCTCCTTAGATATTGTTTTCTCTTTATTTAACTTGGTTATTTTTGGAGGAGTCTTAATGTATTTCAATAATACAATATTTATGGTTTTTTTATTTAGCAGCATATTATATACAGTCTGGGTTATTCTATTTTTGAATACACGTCGTAAACTTGATTTTAAACGGTTTGAGTTACAGTCGAAAGAACAAAGTGCGCTGGTGGAGCTAATAAACGGAATGCAGGAAATCAAGTTGGCAAACGCAGAAACGCAAAAACGCTGGCGTTGGGAGGGATTTCGTTCTCGATTATTTAAGTTAAATACTAAATCCTTATCACTGAATCAAATTCAGCAAACAGGTGCTCATTTTATCAATGAGGGTAAAAATATACTTACCACGTTTTTGGCCGCCAAAGCAGTCATATCGGGCGATATGACATTAGGGACTATGTTGTCTGTGCAGTATATCATTGGGCAGCTAAATAGTCCAGTAGAGCAACTCGTCACATTTGTACAATCATTTCAGCAAGCCAAAATTAGTTTGGAACGTCTGAGTGAAATTCATGAAATGGAAAATGAAGAGTCGCAAAATCATGTACCATCGAATGCAAAAAGCCGCGAACAGGATATTACAGTTAATAACTTGTCGTTTAACTATGGCACGGCAGGTGGCACTAATGTCCTAGAGAATGTAAGCATTAAGATTCCCGCCGGAAAAACAACTGCTATTGTTGGCATGAGTGGGAGCGGCAAGACCACGTTATTAAAGCTTTTATTGAAATTTTATAATCCTACATCTGGAAATATTCAATTAGGAAGGTCCAATTTGAAGGATGTGAGCCACTATTTCTGGAGAGAAAGTTGTGGCGTCGTGGGGCAAGATGGATTTATCTTTTCCGATACTATATCAAGTAATATTGCAGTTGGGCAGGACGTGATAGATCCTGATCGACTCCGTCATGCCGTTAAAATGGCAAATATTGAAAGCTTCATTGATTCGTTGCCACTTGGTTATAACACCAAGATTGGGGCGGAGGGCAATGGTATAAGTCAAGGACAAAAACAGCGGATCCTTATTGCCAGAGCCGTGTACAAAGACCCAGACTATATATTCTTCGATGAAGCAACTAACGCGCTTGACGCAAATAACGAAATCACAATTATGAACAATTTGGAAAAATTCTTCCAAGGTAGAACCGTTGTTGTAGTTGCTCATCGATTAAGTACTGTCAAGAATGCGGATCAAATCATTGTCTTGCAGAACGGCCACGTGGTGGAACAAGGAAATCATTTTGAACTAGTTCGACAGAAAGGTAAATACTATGAGTTGGTAAAAAATCAACTAGAATTAGGGGCCTAG
- a CDS encoding transposase produces MASELPPQRMGRPRRDDWALWNALLWMLCMGAAWRDLPARYGPWQTAYERFRCWSANGTFERVLAALHLRLDQDGQLDLDTWLVDSTTMCATKSAAGGAKKSPMPRAQSRWTDHEATGSLRRGGHAAGLAALGREAPRRAAVRVRVSVDVGASAAASSSPTAATTRSTSAAGCVGAASAP; encoded by the coding sequence GTGGCGTCCGAGTTGCCGCCGCAGCGCATGGGTCGGCCGCGACGCGACGATTGGGCGCTGTGGAACGCGCTGCTGTGGATGTTGTGCATGGGTGCAGCATGGCGGGATTTGCCGGCGCGCTACGGCCCGTGGCAAACGGCTTACGAGCGGTTCCGGTGCTGGTCGGCCAATGGCACCTTCGAGAGGGTGCTGGCCGCCTTGCACCTACGCTTGGACCAAGACGGCCAACTCGACCTGGACACCTGGCTGGTGGACTCAACCACTATGTGCGCCACGAAAAGCGCGGCGGGCGGGGCGAAAAAAAGCCCAATGCCTCGGGCGCAGTCGCGGTGGACTGACCACGAAGCTACAGGCAGTCTGCGACGGGGCGGGCACGCCGCTGGCCTTGCTGCTCTCGGCCGGGAAGCGCCACGACGCGCCGCAGTTCGAGTCCGTGTGTCGGTAGATGTGGGTGCGTCGGCGGCCGCCAGCTCATCGCCGACCGCGGCTACGACGCGCAGCACATCCGCCGCTGGGTGCGTCGGCGCCGCATCCGCCCCGTAA
- a CDS encoding lanthionine synthetase LanC family protein has translation MNNLFVKQFEFNQTVIESRSPEHDSLLDGNLSLCYYYAFLYKMTNVEKYRDAAFRLIEEVFNAINKNEARLYGSSYASGIAGFAYTTTIVNEILDLGIDLHDELFDLDGYLMESLMLDLKSDKLDCLHSGFGIVHYFITRTNKNSNDVIKAICNKAKITSEGLWFENIVESESKDRNVANLSTAHGLTGMLLILLNSLEYTEHKLLVEETIKEGVRFILNNSIANKPSNERGNFYSKINFNNNTFEMYPRLAWCYGDLGVIVLLYKCHAYFNNADYKTIADRAGLSTINNRSKELSWVDDPFFCHGSSGVSMMYKVLYKYSNIPQYKESQQFWINKTLDFFKNINTSHDIYQKKHSTIDGLLGVNLSIASNLNDSNDDWLSMFFL, from the coding sequence ATGAATAACCTTTTTGTAAAACAGTTTGAATTTAATCAGACTGTTATAGAGTCACGTTCTCCAGAACATGATAGTCTGCTAGATGGCAATTTAAGCCTTTGCTATTACTATGCTTTTTTATACAAGATGACGAATGTAGAAAAATATAGAGATGCCGCCTTTAGACTAATTGAAGAAGTCTTCAATGCCATTAACAAAAATGAAGCTCGATTATACGGGTCATCTTATGCAAGCGGAATAGCTGGTTTCGCTTATACAACTACTATAGTGAATGAAATATTAGATCTGGGCATTGATCTTCACGATGAACTTTTCGATCTTGATGGATATTTGATGGAGAGTTTAATGTTAGATCTCAAAAGCGATAAATTAGATTGCTTGCATAGTGGATTTGGTATTGTGCATTATTTTATAACAAGAACGAATAAAAATTCAAATGATGTTATTAAAGCCATTTGTAATAAAGCTAAGATAACTTCTGAAGGACTGTGGTTTGAGAATATAGTTGAAAGCGAAAGCAAAGATAGAAACGTAGCTAACTTAAGTACTGCACATGGCTTAACCGGAATGCTCTTAATACTTCTTAATAGTTTAGAATATACCGAACACAAACTTTTAGTCGAGGAAACCATAAAGGAGGGGGTTAGATTTATATTAAACAATAGCATTGCTAATAAACCTTCTAATGAGAGGGGTAATTTTTATTCCAAAATAAATTTCAATAATAATACGTTTGAAATGTATCCAAGGCTAGCGTGGTGCTATGGAGATTTGGGTGTAATTGTTCTATTATATAAGTGTCATGCATATTTTAACAATGCTGATTACAAGACTATTGCAGATAGAGCAGGCTTAAGCACGATTAATAATCGCAGCAAAGAATTGTCATGGGTAGATGATCCATTCTTCTGTCACGGGTCATCTGGAGTTTCAATGATGTACAAAGTTCTCTATAAATACAGTAATATTCCTCAATACAAGGAATCTCAACAATTCTGGATAAATAAAACTTTGGACTTCTTTAAAAACATAAATACCAGCCATGATATCTACCAAAAAAAGCATAGCACGATTGATGGTTTATTAGGGGTAAACCTAAGTATTGCATCTAACCTGAACGATAGCAATGATGATTGGTTAAGTATGTTTTTCTTATAG
- a CDS encoding class I lanthipeptide, with the protein MKNKKLSLNKKAVTKLSNEQMKAVAGGFTSIFHCSAGGFTCADTCTSNATNGCHIEVSVAV; encoded by the coding sequence ATGAAAAACAAAAAACTCTCCCTCAACAAAAAGGCGGTTACCAAGCTCAGCAACGAGCAGATGAAGGCCGTGGCCGGTGGGTTCACCAGCATCTTTCACTGCTCAGCTGGTGGGTTCACCTGCGCCGATACTTGCACCTCCAACGCCACGAATGGGTGCCACATTGAAGTTTCGGTAGCAGTTTAA
- a CDS encoding class I lanthipeptide, giving the protein MKNKKLSLNKKAVTKLSNEQMKAVAGGFTSIFHCSAGGFTCADTCTSNATNTCHIEVAV; this is encoded by the coding sequence ATGAAAAACAAAAAACTCTCCCTCAACAAAAAGGCGGTTACCAAGCTCAGCAACGAGCAGATGAAGGCCGTGGCCGGTGGGTTCACCAGCATCTTTCACTGCTCAGCTGGTGGGTTCACCTGCGCCGATACTTGCACCTCCAACGCCACGAATACGTGTCACATTGAGGTAGCAGTTTAA